A genomic region of Glycine max cultivar Williams 82 chromosome 15, Glycine_max_v4.0, whole genome shotgun sequence contains the following coding sequences:
- the LOC102669911 gene encoding protein Mo25 isoform X2, whose protein sequence is MLQIQILPKRAFPGRGCIKRQKSRKEKQIQLRKFILEVRYLKVMMTLLRVFIANPNKPREVKIILSKNQEKPLELLHNLSPGKGSEDEQFEEGKEFIIKEIERLSS, encoded by the exons ATGCTTCAGATTCAGATTTTGCCAAAACGAGCGTTTCCAGGTCGAGGTTGCATCAAGCGGCAGAAGAGCAGAAAAGAAAAGCAGATCCAATTGCGTAAG TTCATCTTAGAAGTTCGATACTTGAAAGTCATGATGACATTGCTGAGG GTTTTCATTGCTAATCCTAATAAGCCTCGagaagtaaaaattattttgtcgaAAAACCAGGAGAAGCCACTAGAATTGCTTCATAATCTGTCCCCAGGAAAAG GTTCAGAAGATGAACAATTTGAGGAGGGAAAGGAGTTTATCATCAAGGAAATTGAAAGACTATCgagctaa
- the LOC102669911 gene encoding protein Mo25 isoform X1, whose product MLQIQILPKRAFPGRGCIKRQKSRKEKQIQLRKLLSEFLLESPNSQIMKQFILEVRYLKVMMTLLRVFIANPNKPREVKIILSKNQEKPLELLHNLSPGKGSEDEQFEEGKEFIIKEIERLSS is encoded by the exons ATGCTTCAGATTCAGATTTTGCCAAAACGAGCGTTTCCAGGTCGAGGTTGCATCAAGCGGCAGAAGAGCAGAAAAGAAAAGCAGATCCAATTGCGTAAG CTTCTCTCGGaatttcttttggaatctcCTAATTCTCAGATAATGAAACAGTTCATCTTAGAAGTTCGATACTTGAAAGTCATGATGACATTGCTGAGG GTTTTCATTGCTAATCCTAATAAGCCTCGagaagtaaaaattattttgtcgaAAAACCAGGAGAAGCCACTAGAATTGCTTCATAATCTGTCCCCAGGAAAAG GTTCAGAAGATGAACAATTTGAGGAGGGAAAGGAGTTTATCATCAAGGAAATTGAAAGACTATCgagctaa
- the LOC100778735 gene encoding BSD domain-containing protein 1, producing MNFLKSVFADEPNSPPAVSDSPDPPPSDAAWSFGGLIQTLASKSESVLENYRRDLEEFGSGLRKETAVIREAASRAVQELPASLDVGASVAQESLESVGQAIDDIGITVWNSTAQIISHGRDSLLASDFDSDSFDSNNYDNSNASKKLLSGSGSSDRGLDLKRYSRFDTLVGALQCDVNTYLAEPEDLGNFNEWKLGFELDEKKEEIRNLIEENEVVDEIYEKVVPSRIDDEGFWSRYFYRLDKLRQAEDARAKLVKRALSGDEEEDLSWDFDDDGNDGYEPLGNNSRVSGVKEGNSGYIVADGGSVENVQAGKKDSEIEGDAKIVDNVQVVKKDLEIEEDETGVAASESKTDVDDKSENVASNVPENVSISGDKLDAKYEEKEASEGKIDNDNNGSCKDSDISVVSSQPSMPGEEDIGWDEIEDIESNDESKGDGVGSASRIDLRKRLSVADQDEDLSWDIEDDDDVAVK from the coding sequence ATGAACTTCTTAAAGTCCGTCTTCGCTGACGAGCCCAACTCGCCGCCGGCCGTATCGGACAGCCCCGATCCGCCTCCGAGCGACGCCGCGTGGAGCTTCGGTGGCCTCATCCAAACTCTCGCCTCGAAATCCGAATCCGTCCTCGAGAACTACCGTCGCGATCTCGAGGAATTCGGGTCCGGTTTGAGGAAGGAGACGGCGGTGATCCGCGAAGCCGCCTCACGCGCCGTCCAGGAGCTGCCGGCGTCGCTCGACGTCGGCGCGTCGGTGGCGCAGGAGTCGCTCGAATCCGTCGGCCAAGCCATCGACGACATCGGCATCACCGTTTGGAACTCGACAGCGCAGATTATCTCTCACGGTAGGGACTCTCTCTTAGCCTCTGATTTCGATTCCGATTCTTTCGATTCGAACAATTACGATAATAGCAATGCTAGCAAGAAACTGTTGAGCGGTAGTGGTAGCAGTGATCGTGGTTTGGATTTGAAACGGTATAGTAGGTTTGATACGCTGGTGGGTGCGCTTCAGTGTGATGTGAATACCTATTTGGCAGAGCCTGAGGATTTGGGGAATTTCAATGAGTGGAAATTAGGGTTTGAGTTGGATGAGAAGAAGGAGGAGATTCGGAATTTGATTGAAGAGAATGAAGTTGTTGATGAGATTTATGAGAAGGTTGTTCCTAGTAGGATTGATGATGAGGGTTTCTGGAGCAGGTATTTTTATAGACTTGATAAGCTGAGGCAAGCCGAGGATGCAAGGGCTAAGCTCGTGAAGCGCGCACTTTCTGGGGATGAAGAGGAGGATTTGAGCTGGGATTTCGATGATGATGGCAATGATGGGTATGAGCCTTTAGGTAATAACAGTAGGGTTTCAGGGGTGAAGGAGGGAAATTCTGGTTACATTGTCGCGGATGGTGGCAGTGTTGAGAACGTTCAGGCTGGAAAGAAGGATTCAGAGATAGAGGGTGATGCGAAGATTGTTGATAATGTTCAGGTTGTGAAGAAGGATTTGGAGATAGAGGAAGATGAGACGGGTGTTGCTGCTTCTGAATCTAAAACTGATGTTGATGATAAGTCGGAGAATGTGGCATCTAATGTTCCTGAGAATGTAAGTATCAGTGGGGATAAGTTGGATGccaaatatgaagaaaaagagGCATCAGAAGGGAAGATAGATAATGATAACAATGGATCGTGCAAAGACAGTGATATTTCAGTTGTTTCAAGCCAGCCTTCAATGCCTGGGGAAGAAGACATTGGCTGGGATGAAATTGAAGATATTGAAAGCAATGATGAGAGTAAAGGGGATGGTGTTGGGTCCGCAAGTAGGATTGATTTGCGGAAGAGGTTGAGTGTGGCAGACCAAGATGAGGATCTTAGTTGGGatattgaagatgatgatgatgtggcTGTCAAATAA
- the LOC100779265 gene encoding BI1-like protein: MFEPQQLYTRAKTEEFDLESGETLYPGLSVGENQLRWGFIRKVYGILSAQIVLTTLVSVTTVFYTPINDLLKGNSTLLLILLFLPFIFLIPLLKYQQKHPHNYILLALFTVSISSTVGVTCANTDGKIVLEALILTSAVVSSLTGYAFWASKKGKDFSFLGPVLFTSLFTLILTGMMQMFFPLGPTAHAIYGAIGAMIFSGYIVYDTDNLIKRFTYDEYIGASVTLYLDILNLFLSILRILREANN; encoded by the exons atgTTTGAGCCGCAGCAGCTATACACTCGAGCGAAGACCGAGGAATTCGACCTCGAATCAGGGGAAACCCTCTACCCAGGGCTGAGCGTCGGCGAGAACCAGCTCCGATGGGGCTTCATCCGCAAGGTCTACGGCATCCTCTCCGCCCAGATCGTCCTCACCACCCTCGTCTCTGTCACCACCGTTTTCTATACTCCAATCAATGACCTCCTCAAGGGCAATTCCACCCTCCTCCTCATCCTcctcttccttcctttcatct TTTTGATTCCCCTGTTGAAGTACCAGCAGAAGCATCCTCATAATTACATCTTGCTTGCACTCTTCACCGTGTCTATCAGCTCCACCGTCGGAGTCACTTGCGCCAACACCGACG GGAAAATTGTGCTTGAGGCCTTGATTTTGACCTCCGCTGTGGTTTCATCTCTTACCGGCTATGCCTTTTGGGCGTCCAAGAAGGGCAAGGATTTTAGCTTCCTTGGCCCAGTGTTGTTCACCTCCCTCTTTACTCTCATCCTCACTGGCATGATGCAG ATGTTCTTCCCTCTTGGACCTACTGCCCATGCTATCTATGGTGCAATTGGTGCTATGATTTTCTCTGGCTATATTGTATACGACACTGACAACCTGATCAAGCGCTTCACTTATGATGAGTACATTGGAGCCTCCGTCACTCTTTATCTTGACATACTCAACCTCTTCCTTTCCATCTTGAGGATCCTCCGGGAAGCAAATAATTAG
- the LOC100780519 gene encoding protein FAR1-RELATED SEQUENCE 7 produces the protein MIVNEHSVGTELAMNNASVEEEIDFSCDPYIGLEFDTADEALKFYTSYANRTGFKVRIGQLYRSRTDGSVSSRRFVCSKEGHQLSSRTDCPAFIRVQINGSGKWVVDHFHKDHNHNLEISGENCSPTLQQKGAGATVINSLTEFPRRPRRKLLEEANDESSCPFGIIDFKRLRKEELEGQSRTEPYVGQEFISPDEAYQFYHAYAAHLGFGVRIGQLFRSKNDGLITSRRFVCSKEGFQHPLRVGCGAYLRIKRQPSGKWTVDRLRKDHNHDLDSEKEGRAKSLPASNILAEEVDTGLVNYDLFRRDNYPVPRGGRQNHIRSEWYGILLEYFQSRQAEDTGFFYAVEVDYGNCMNIFWADGRSRYSCSQFGDVLVLDTSYRKTVYLVPFATFVGVNHHKQPVLLGCALIADESEESFTWLFQTWLRAMSGRLPLTVIADQDIAIQRAIAKVFPVTHHRFSLWQIKAKEQENMGLMGNDFTKDYENCVYQSQTVDEFDATWNVVLNKYGLKDNAWLKEMYEKRESWVPLYLKGTFFAGIPMNESLDSFFGALLNAQTPLMEFIPRYERGLEQRREEERKEDFNTSNFQPILQTKEPVEEQFRKLYTLTVFKIFQKELLQCFSYLGFKIFEEGGLSRYMVRRCGNDMEKHVVTFNASNISISCSCQMFEYEGVLCRHVLRVFQILQLREVPCRYILHRWTRNTEDGVFPDMESWSSSQELKNLMLWSLRETASKYIDAGATSIEKYKLAYEILREGGRKLCWHR, from the coding sequence ATGATTGTGAATGAGCATTCTGTTGGTACTGAACTGGCAATGAATAATGCTAGTGTGGAGGAGGAAATAGATTTCTCTTGTGACCCATACATAGGGTTAGAATTTGATACAGCAGACGAAGCACTTAAGTTTTACACTTCATATGCCAATCGAACAGGGTTTAAAGTTCGGATTGGTCAGCTTTATCGATCAAGAACTGATGGGTCAGTTTCTTCTCGAAGATTTGTGTGCTCGAAGGAGGGACATCAACTCAGTTCAAGAACAGACTGTCCAGCATTCATAAGGGTGCAAATAAATGGTTCTGGAAAGTGGGTGGTTGATCATTTTCACAAGGACCATAATCACAATCTTGAAATCAGTGGTGAAAATTGCTCTCCAACGTTGCAACAGAAGGGTGCTGGTGCTACGGTTATCAACTCTCTTACTGAGTTTCCTCGCAGGCCAAGGAGGAAATTGCTTGAAGAAGCCAATGATGAGTCCTCTTGTCCCTTCGGCATTATTGATTTCAAGCGTCTGAGAAAGGAAGAACTTGAAGGGCAGTCCAGGACTGAACCATATGTGGGTCAAGAGTTCATTTCACCTGACGAAGCCTACCAATTTTATCATGCATATGCAGCGCATTTGGGTTTTGGAGTTCGAATCGGTCAATTGTTTCGTTCTAAGAATGATGGGTTGATCACATCCCGCAGATTTGTTTGCTCTAAAGAGGGGTTCCAGCACCCTTTAAGAGTTGGCTGTGGGGCTTATTTAAGGATTAAGAGACAGCCATCGGGAAAGTGGACAGTGGACCGCCTCCGAAAAGATCATAACCATGATCTGGACTCTGAAAAGGAGGGCAGGGCAAAAAGTCTTCCTGCTTCTAATATTTTGGCTGAAGAGGTAGATACTGGATTGGTAAATTATGACTTATTTAGAAGAGATAACTACCCTGTCCCTAGAGGAGGTAGGCAAAATCACATTAGAAGTGAGTGGTATGGCATTCTTTTAGAATATTTTCAATCAAGACAAGCAGAAGATACTGGATTCTTTTATGCTGTGGAAGTTGACTATGGTAATTGCATGAACATATTTTGGGCAGATGGAAGATCTAGATATTCATGTAGTCAGTTTGGTGATGTCCTTGTCTTAGACACATCATACCGAAAAACTGTCTATTTGGTACCATTTGCTACTTTTGTTGGAGTCAACCATCACAAGCAACCTGTGCTTCTTGGATGTGCTCTAATTGCTGATGAGTCTGAAGAATCTTTCACTTGGTTGTTTCAGACATGGCTCAGGGCAATGTCTGGCCGGCTGCCTCTGACAGTTATCGCAGATCAAGACATTGCAATCCAGAGGGCAATAGCAAAAGTCTTTCCTGTAACCCATCATCGCTTTTCTTTGTGGCAAATTAAGGCAAAGGAACAAGAGAACATGGGTCTGATGGGTAATGACTTCACAAAAGATTACGAAAATTGTGTTTACCAGAGTCAGACAGTTGATGAATTTGATGCCACATGGAATGTCGTACTCAACAAATATGGATTGAAGGACAATGCTTGGCTAAAAGAAATGTATGAGAAGCGTGAATCTTGGGTTCCATTATATTTAAAGGGCACATTTTTTGCTGGCATTCCCATGAATGAAAGCCTTGATTCATTCTTTGGTGCACTTTTAAATGCCCAGACACCTCTCATGGAGTTCATTCCTCGATATGAAAGAGGTCTCGAGCAACGccgtgaagaagaaagaaaagaggatTTTAATACTTCTAATTTTCAACCGATTTTGCAAACTAAAGAACCAGTGGAAGAACAATTTAGAAAGCTTTACACTCTTactgttttcaaaatatttcaaaaagagCTTTTGCAGTGCTTTAGCTATCTTGGGTTTAAAATATTTGAGGAAGGGGGACTGAGCAGATATATGGTGCGTAGATGTGGAAATGATATGGAGAAGCATGTAGTTACATTTAATGCATCAAATATCAGCATTAGTTGTAGCTGTCAGATGTTTGAATATGAAGGTGTTCTTTGTAGACACGTGTTGAGGGTTTTCCAGATATTGCAATTAAGAGAAGTTCCTTGTCGCTACATCTTACACCGATGGACAAGAAATACCGAGGATGGTGTTTTTCCTGACATGGAATCATGGAGTAGCTCTCAGGAACTAAAAAATTTGATGCTATGGAGTCTAAGAGAAACTGCATCTAAATACATAGATGCTGGTGCAACATCCATTGAAAAGTATAAACTTGCCTATGAAATTTTGCGCGAGGGTGGGAGAAAGCTTTGTTGGCACAGGTGA
- the LOC100779800 gene encoding F-box/kelch-repeat protein At3g23880 isoform X1, whose translation MSSQGYLHRIGFTRKRERLINPMDRTSPLPPSSVQKQQGMSESLPLPFLPDELVVEILSRLPVKSLLQFRCVCKSWMSLIYDPYFMKKHLHLSSRSTHFTHHRIILSATTAEFHLKSCSLSSLFNNLSTVCDELNYPVKNKFRHDGIVGSCNGLLCFAIKGDCVLLWNPSIRVSKKSPPLGNNWRPGCFTAFGLGYDHVNEDYKVVAVFCDPSEYFIECKVKVYSMATNSWRKIQDFPHGFSPFQNSGKFVSGTLNWAANHSIGSSSLWVIVSLDLHKETYREVLPPDYEKEDCSTPGLGVLQGCLCMNYDYKKTHFVVWMMKDYGARESWVKLVSIPYVPNPENFSYSGPYYISENGEVLLMFEFDLILYNPRDNSFKYPKIESGKGWFDAEVYVETLVSPMKH comes from the coding sequence ATGTCATCGCAGGGTTACCTCCACCGCATAGGCTTCACCAGGAAGAGAGAAAGGCTCATCAACCCAATGGACCGAACCTCACCACTGCCACCATCTTCGGTTCAGAAACAACAAGGCATGTCAGAGTCACTTCCACTACCCTTTCTCCCTGATGAACTCGTTGTTGAAATTCTCTCGAGGCTCCCAGTGAAGTCTCTGTTGCAGTTCAGGTGCGTTTGCAAGTCATGGATGTCCCTTATTTATGATCCTTACTTCATGAAAAAGCACCTTCACCTGTCGTCTCGAAGCACCCACTTCACCCATCACAGGATCATATTGAGTGCCACAACCGCTGAGTTTCACCTCAAATCATGttctctgagttccttgttcAACAACCTTTCAACCGTTTGTGATGAACTTAACTACCCTGTGAAGAACAAGTTTCGCCACGATGGGATTGTTGGCTCTTGTAATGGGTTGTTATGTTTTGCCATAAAGGGTGATTGTGTGCTTCTTTGGAACCCCTCCATCAGGGTCTCCAAAAAATCACCACCTTTGGGGAATAATTGGAGGCCAGGGTGTTTCACTGCCTTTGGCCTTGGCTATGATCATGTTAATGAGGATTACAAGGTGGTGGCTGTGTTTTGTGACCCTAGTGAGTATTTTATTGAGTGTAAAGTGAAGGTGTATAGCATGGCCACCAATTCATGGAGGAAGATTCAGGATTTCCCTCATGGTTTCTCACCCTTTCAAAATTCAGGAAAATTTGTGAGCGGCACTCTCAATTGGGCTGCTAATCATTCTATTGGTTCAAGTTCCTTGTGGGTTATTGTTTCCTTGGATCTTCATAAGGAAACATATAGGGAAGTTCTGCCACCTGATTATGAAAAGGAAGACTGTTCCACCCCTGGTTTGGGTGTTTTACAAGGATGTCTTTGCATGAATTATGATTACAAGAAAACTCATTTTGTTGTGTGGATGATGAAGGATTATGGAGCGAGAGAGTCTTGGGTGAAATTGGTGAGCATTCCTTATGTGCCTAATCCTGAAAATTTTTCGTACTCAGGGCCTTATTACATTTCAGAGAATGGTGAAGTGCTGTTGATGTTTGAGTTTGACTTGATTCTGTATAACCCAAGAGATAACTCGTTTAAGTATCCTAAGATTGAGAGTGGTAAGGGCTGGTTTGATGCAGAGGTCTATGTTGAAACTCTGGTTTCGCCAATGAAGCATTAA
- the LOC100779800 gene encoding F-box/kelch-repeat protein At3g23880 isoform X2 translates to MDRTSPLPPSSVQKQQGMSESLPLPFLPDELVVEILSRLPVKSLLQFRCVCKSWMSLIYDPYFMKKHLHLSSRSTHFTHHRIILSATTAEFHLKSCSLSSLFNNLSTVCDELNYPVKNKFRHDGIVGSCNGLLCFAIKGDCVLLWNPSIRVSKKSPPLGNNWRPGCFTAFGLGYDHVNEDYKVVAVFCDPSEYFIECKVKVYSMATNSWRKIQDFPHGFSPFQNSGKFVSGTLNWAANHSIGSSSLWVIVSLDLHKETYREVLPPDYEKEDCSTPGLGVLQGCLCMNYDYKKTHFVVWMMKDYGARESWVKLVSIPYVPNPENFSYSGPYYISENGEVLLMFEFDLILYNPRDNSFKYPKIESGKGWFDAEVYVETLVSPMKH, encoded by the coding sequence ATGGACCGAACCTCACCACTGCCACCATCTTCGGTTCAGAAACAACAAGGCATGTCAGAGTCACTTCCACTACCCTTTCTCCCTGATGAACTCGTTGTTGAAATTCTCTCGAGGCTCCCAGTGAAGTCTCTGTTGCAGTTCAGGTGCGTTTGCAAGTCATGGATGTCCCTTATTTATGATCCTTACTTCATGAAAAAGCACCTTCACCTGTCGTCTCGAAGCACCCACTTCACCCATCACAGGATCATATTGAGTGCCACAACCGCTGAGTTTCACCTCAAATCATGttctctgagttccttgttcAACAACCTTTCAACCGTTTGTGATGAACTTAACTACCCTGTGAAGAACAAGTTTCGCCACGATGGGATTGTTGGCTCTTGTAATGGGTTGTTATGTTTTGCCATAAAGGGTGATTGTGTGCTTCTTTGGAACCCCTCCATCAGGGTCTCCAAAAAATCACCACCTTTGGGGAATAATTGGAGGCCAGGGTGTTTCACTGCCTTTGGCCTTGGCTATGATCATGTTAATGAGGATTACAAGGTGGTGGCTGTGTTTTGTGACCCTAGTGAGTATTTTATTGAGTGTAAAGTGAAGGTGTATAGCATGGCCACCAATTCATGGAGGAAGATTCAGGATTTCCCTCATGGTTTCTCACCCTTTCAAAATTCAGGAAAATTTGTGAGCGGCACTCTCAATTGGGCTGCTAATCATTCTATTGGTTCAAGTTCCTTGTGGGTTATTGTTTCCTTGGATCTTCATAAGGAAACATATAGGGAAGTTCTGCCACCTGATTATGAAAAGGAAGACTGTTCCACCCCTGGTTTGGGTGTTTTACAAGGATGTCTTTGCATGAATTATGATTACAAGAAAACTCATTTTGTTGTGTGGATGATGAAGGATTATGGAGCGAGAGAGTCTTGGGTGAAATTGGTGAGCATTCCTTATGTGCCTAATCCTGAAAATTTTTCGTACTCAGGGCCTTATTACATTTCAGAGAATGGTGAAGTGCTGTTGATGTTTGAGTTTGACTTGATTCTGTATAACCCAAGAGATAACTCGTTTAAGTATCCTAAGATTGAGAGTGGTAAGGGCTGGTTTGATGCAGAGGTCTATGTTGAAACTCTGGTTTCGCCAATGAAGCATTAA